From Populus alba chromosome 16, ASM523922v2, whole genome shotgun sequence:
TAGAAGCAGGTTGGtttcagaatttttaattttatttctttgttggaAGAATGATGGGTGTGCATTAAGATCTAAAATAGTAATACAaagttaaaaactcaaaaagataaaaaaatattaagaaaaagatatatttttattaagtgtttcTCTCTAATTAAGTTAACAAGctcatttataaatattaaatcctagataattaaagaattaaaataacataaagaaaTTTTAATCTGAATAGAAATTGTATTCTACATACTTAAACCGGTTAACCATTTCTTTAATCggttgattattttaatttattccacCTGGTTACCCTGTTTCTACCAGTCAATTTGTTTTTAGCCGGTTGATTGATTCAactaatttttagaaattaatttactttaacaTTCTTGCCATCCAGATAACAAGAGTTTTGGGGTGTAATTAATGTAATTAGAGCAGCTCTAAGCACAAATCAACTTCAATGTTATTAATGCTTTTAATTTACTGCTTGTGTTGTTATCTGAAGTAACCAAAACCACCATGTCTGCAAGAAGTTGGAAATGGTCAATTTGTTAAGATTCATTGTTTTCAGTAATATAATgatcttgtttttcaaataatttgtgAACGTTTCTGTGTTTAGTACTAGCTAGTACTCTGTTCGTTGTTGCATTAGTTAGATTTTGTCTCTGGTTTTTTTGGAATCTTTACTAAAGCTGATTTCATTactggaaaaattaaattagattgcACCTTTTGTTGAAGGCGAACAAAGGGACATAAGATGGATATCAACAACTTGTCCGAACGTGCTCAAGAATTGTGGAATGAATGGGAGTTTCGCTCACTGATTTTGTTAAGTCTCTTTCTCCAAATCTTTCTCATCGTCATTGGAAATCGGCGGAAGTACAGCAGTGGAATCGGGCTCGAATGGTTTGTCTGGATAGCATACTTGTCTGCGGATTGGGTGGCAACTTTAGCATTGGGTATTGCTTCCCGTAGCCAAGGAGGTTTGGAAACAAATCCCACCAATCCGACTCCAAACTTCATTCCATCATTTTGGGCACCAATACTCCTTGTACACCTTGGTGGCCCTGACACTATTACTGCTTTTGCACTTGAAGACAACGAATTGTGGTTAAGGCACATTCTCCAGCTAGCAATTCAAACTGCTGCGGCTTCTTATTTCGTGTTCAAATCATGGGGTAAGGATCCACTCATATATATAGCCATTCCCGTTTTTGTTGCTGGAATTACCAAGTATGGCGAAAGGATTTTCGCTCTTTGGCAAGCTAGCTCCGAGAAGTTAAGGGCCTCcgaaattggaagaaatttcAATAGCGAATTGAGAAAGAAATTTCCATCTGTTAGCTTATTTGACATGTCTGGGGAAGACGTGAAAGAAGGTTTAGAATTTAACAACATAATACCTGAGGCTTTGTATCTCCATGAAGCACATCTTTTATTCCAAATGTTCAAGATACTTTTTGCAGATCTCGGCCTTGCCCATTTTAGCCATATGACAAGCTATCGTATGCTGAGAAGCAAGAAAGCCACAGAAGCCTTCAAATTGATAGAATTCGAGTCGAGATTAGTGTACAATGTGTTTTTTACAAAGGTGACAAGGGTCTGTTTACCGCGTGCAATTCTTCGCTCCATCAGTTTCCTATCTTCTACTTCTGCATTGGTCACCTTCTCGTTAATGATCGCGAACAAGCATGCCTATCCAGAAACAGAGGTAATTATATCATACATCTTGCTGGGTGGTGGAGTTATTCTTGAGATATATGGAGTCATCGTGCTACTCTTATCTGAATGGGCTATGCTTCATCTTAGCATGCTAAGAAAGCCTTGGGCCAATTCTGTCTATCGAGCTATCTATTCTGACCGCTACGAAAGG
This genomic window contains:
- the LOC118039671 gene encoding uncharacterized protein → MDINNLSERAQELWNEWEFRSLILLSLFLQIFLIVIGNRRKYSSGIGLEWFVWIAYLSADWVATLALGIASRSQGGLETNPTNPTPNFIPSFWAPILLVHLGGPDTITAFALEDNELWLRHILQLAIQTAAASYFVFKSWGKDPLIYIAIPVFVAGITKYGERIFALWQASSEKLRASEIGRNFNSELRKKFPSVSLFDMSGEDVKEGLEFNNIIPEALYLHEAHLLFQMFKILFADLGLAHFSHMTSYRMLRSKKATEAFKLIEFESRLVYNVFFTKVTRVCLPRAILRSISFLSSTSALVTFSLMIANKHAYPETEVIISYILLGGGVILEIYGVIVLLLSEWAMLHLSMLRKPWANSVYRAIYSDRYERRERYMAQHDLIDAQITQNGALWKMFINSLACKPTPKVCFLKLIGMYNIQSWELISDELKEIIWEYLIDKRSRYSHQMPPPDPGMNDLKELLAERGDQVLESMGCLEEFRWAVVEIDFHGSLLLWHVATDICYHDDIRNNKVDANNPPPYCKMSRSLSNYLLYLLIERPNMLPKGIGDERYKQTGIQLTKFSWCWRSEIITPTHWGSEEFMNEIKKNESNVSMLHDACKLAKELQSLENNWTNGKKWKMISQIWVEMLTYAASNCGWKEHAQALTRGGELLTRVCLLMAHLGLSEQCLTAVTTSFMEDRESGSKASRRISKKQHEKPIIGTL